Proteins encoded together in one bacterium BMS3Abin08 window:
- the cobU gene encoding bifunctional adenosylcobalamin biosynthesis protein CobU encodes MDVMTNRAQSGSGVSMKERDITLITGGARSGKSSFALKESGTKGGRKIFVATAVSCDEEMSARIQRHRRERGREWETIEEPFEIAGVIRHRDSEDVVIVVDCVTVWLSNILLKLSDEDGTEEPDNDDYITGKINERLDDLIEALKSTRHARVFMVSNEVGMGIVPESKLGRLFRDVAGIANQRLAGIAENVYLMVSGLPLKIK; translated from the coding sequence ATGGACGTTATGACCAACCGGGCTCAGAGCGGTTCGGGTGTATCCATGAAAGAGAGAGATATTACGCTGATCACAGGTGGTGCAAGGAGCGGTAAGAGTTCCTTTGCCCTTAAGGAGTCCGGAACAAAGGGAGGCAGGAAGATCTTCGTGGCTACCGCCGTTTCCTGTGATGAAGAGATGAGTGCAAGGATTCAAAGGCATCGCAGGGAAAGGGGAAGGGAATGGGAAACCATTGAAGAACCGTTTGAGATAGCGGGGGTGATCAGACACCGGGATTCCGAGGATGTGGTTATTGTTGTCGATTGTGTTACGGTATGGCTCTCGAATATACTTCTGAAGCTATCAGATGAAGACGGGACGGAAGAACCCGACAATGATGACTATATAACCGGAAAAATAAACGAGAGGCTGGATGACTTGATTGAGGCGTTGAAAAGCACGAGGCATGCAAGGGTTTTTATGGTTTCAAACGAGGTTGGGATGGGGATCGTACCGGAGAGTAAACTCGGCAGGTTATTCAGGGATGTTGCCGGGATAGCAAACCAGAGGCTTGCAGGGATAGCGGAAAATGTTTATTTGATGGTAAGCGGTCTTCCGCTGAAGATAAAATAA